One segment of Candidatus Manganitrophus noduliformans DNA contains the following:
- a CDS encoding FG-GAP-like repeat-containing protein, whose translation MRSVRVFAWTLLLAIILFSNLSYAQSDGGSQKPGLMGGGGGGGASAGGASGGGTALPDLFTGTMSHSIPIEVPPGRKGMDPGLELTYRSGGGDSWVGLGWDLEAGAIERGTKWGVCYTCDDYLFRMGSTIDLVNIAPSEYRAKVEGAFSRIRKITGTDGRPAWQVTDRSGTNYFFGRSSVSRQDNPANLDEIFKWLLERVEDTDGNYMTFTYAKELNQIYLDRVDYAGNVAGITPNIYVKFYRASIFDVPVPAMYTTVFEVRTARRLKTIDVVANGARVRTYKLSYRPGGSQSTLRSLLDSVQQFGKDATLDASGTITNEGTASKLPASTFTYASDGSFSIFTDGSEWRSGWCNGGGAQFGTGDFNGDANLDIWCHDRALGNSVIEQNWTPSDTPLYGGSGYTWAGDFNGDGLSDIASANGGNIYVKRSTGSGFIEEGWWTSSTPHWGSTAAVWPGDFNGDGLTDIATYNDGKMWLKRSTGSSFVEEPWGDDTDNWGGDSYRWVGDFNGDGRQDIATADGGTIWVKRSIGLAFVEEEWTTSAPNWGGGAYTRVGDFNGDGLQDIATAEGGTIWVKRSTGSSFVQETWTTSAPNWGGSSFTWVGDFNGDGLQDIATAEGGTIWVKRSTGSSFVQETWTTSATWNGSNRAWAADFNRDGLTDILSNAGGEMRIKRSTGSSFVEEFFGDDYNWGDDSYNRLGDFNGDGLPDIFIRESGGVILVKLTVTGSGGGDVRVALSNGNGAFTDITVNPWRSNWCRAAGAMFGTGDFNADGKTDIFCHDRPSATSITRNTMVALSDGDGAFYDVTVNPWRTNWCSAGAMFGTGDFNADGMTDIFCKSPQNNTPGTTSIALSNGAGAFTDGSEWLSNWCGEANRTFGTGDFNGDGRADLYCTTIPKGGTGVFIALANISTNGVGSFIPQNQLDMTLCWGPGARFGTGDFNGDGKTDIFCHQTAVSQPLLVFLSFVRRTYVSLSTGNGQFTAAANWKTNWCLEVGNTIGTGDFNGDGKTDLYCHSPQNNTPGKTLVSLSRGTAFDSGNDWRPGWCGHGGAVFGAGDFNGDGRTDVFCHDTLASSAGKTWIARAGSTGILTDLLVSISNGIGGTSTIGYTPSSRFLTKQLPFPVHVVSSVTTNSGIISATTNYSYTEGYYYFLERDFRGFHRVTVTGPLGPNGERSVTETAFHQGSDIGFGQNEPNVTVGYMKGKPYQVLVKNGAGQLFSEVQTNYLSDNTEPYFNPPTQVDTILCDGDGVCGSRTRSLFNYDSYGNLTREEHQGEIVGGNNTSDDRIVTRDFSPNTGEPWIIGLPYRERVSTFAGSVKSSTDFYYDGVSSGTAGCQQASANTLPQKGNLTRIVRWLDGGSSPETRMSYDSYGNLVCTRNANGHTTTISHDGSFTFPKVTTNPLGHQTTTQYYGIDGVATDTGLYGQVKSVTDNANNVTTTTTYDPLGRRAGLIPPSPDAPTSWSYNSFGTLGQQNVQSTTAGLSTWTYFDGFGRTTLEKRTGPDGKNIATQTIYNNTGTVKQISLPYFDGTGTPIWKTFIYDPMGRMTQATNPDGSRVLQCYNEGVAVAIDASNHRKREVRDAFGRLVQVNEYQSTFTICTTDVGTPYATTTYQYDLLGSLVKVTDAKGNQTTMRYDTLGRKIAMSDPDMGRCGDLVTLTPSASYPWYATPCWNYRYDAIGNLLQQSDAKGQTLHFQYDAVNRLLQKDYTTLKTLGSGDVVYRYDNTTVGTYRMGRLWQVTDSSGIATFTYDKLGRQTQTDKTIISSDPVWTTQTVDSGGNTGQHTSIAVDASGNQHISYYDATNQDLKYAKWTGSSWSIQTVESAGNVGLITSIALDSAGNPHISYAGGGLLKYAKWTGGSWSIQTVDPSIISSSYSTSLALDSAGQPHIAYMKPNAVGNPRLYYAKWTGSSWSIQEPNTTVSSVTGASLALDSSANPHIAYADSGVIKYTKWTGSAWTTQNVDTTGSTANPSLGLDGAGIPHIGYGRVTVLKYAKWNGSAWALQTVASDWGNSKTSTVLDGSGNPHIGYYATNGDLKYAKWTGTVWAIQAADISGDVGQYPSLRFDPTGNPQISYYDATNQDLKFAKFAPGTAVYTTQTGYDPLGRVSSVSYPDGSSVQYAYNGPLLDRAFEGTTNYAQYTGYNALGQPTRLTLGNGVTTDYQYKPNNFRIHSIFTTHAATSQCFQSLLYNYDSVANVTDIIDYRNPTTGVCGSVSETNTQNFGYDGLNRLTAATGPYGAFSYAYNEIGNMTSNSQVGSYTYPTSGPTSVRPHAVAQAGANTYGYDANGNMTAGAGRTITYDIENRPIQVISGGVTTTFIYDGDGGRVKKTAGGITTVYIGKLYECTGSTCSKYIFAGSQRVALKPVGSSEVYYYQPDHLGSSNVVTNQAGTKLQELTYYPYGQTRTNTGSINVNHKYTSQELDSSTGLYFYNARYYDPVLGRFISPDTIVPGRRNPQNLNRYSYVSNNPINYTDPSGHWKLRNFLKSVGNVAAWVAAPNLMAQRTIFLALPQTYQTRVIQISSVAGSIACPACAPAIAAASAMVLADMNGGTTRDMIKAGAIGAGVGYVAGTAGSYVSTSGGASGAIAGGAASGYISGAGTTLAYGGSWQQAYRAGYQGAAIGAASAAIMYYAESALTVANTQPTPDTIQGKCHLDYNCGLRLGSKPPTATFSEYDEGTGLSFFEINLNGASPETGAAFFSESGYSCVGIVCNPGIGAQQGTAFSFVRGPNTFTVGISTTYGSGGNLELAAPWVPNQSGGWTIEFPLP comes from the coding sequence ATGCGATCTGTTCGCGTCTTTGCTTGGACCCTTTTACTAGCGATTATTCTCTTCTCCAATCTGAGCTACGCCCAATCCGATGGTGGCAGCCAGAAGCCGGGCTTAATGGGAGGCGGTGGCGGCGGTGGGGCCAGTGCGGGTGGAGCAAGCGGCGGCGGAACCGCGCTCCCCGACCTCTTCACCGGGACCATGAGCCACTCGATTCCGATTGAAGTGCCGCCCGGTCGAAAGGGAATGGATCCAGGGTTGGAGCTGACCTATCGAAGCGGGGGAGGGGACAGCTGGGTGGGGCTTGGCTGGGACTTAGAGGCTGGCGCGATTGAGCGCGGGACGAAGTGGGGCGTTTGTTACACCTGTGATGATTATCTCTTTCGGATGGGCTCTACCATCGATCTGGTCAATATTGCCCCCAGTGAGTATCGGGCCAAAGTTGAAGGCGCCTTCAGCCGGATTCGGAAGATTACGGGAACCGATGGTCGGCCTGCTTGGCAAGTGACCGATCGGAGCGGCACCAATTATTTCTTTGGACGCAGCTCCGTTTCCCGGCAGGACAATCCTGCAAACCTGGACGAGATTTTTAAATGGTTGCTGGAGCGGGTGGAAGATACCGACGGCAATTACATGACCTTCACCTATGCTAAGGAACTAAATCAGATTTATTTAGATCGAGTTGATTATGCAGGTAACGTCGCCGGGATTACTCCAAATATTTATGTCAAGTTCTATCGTGCGTCGATTTTTGATGTTCCCGTCCCGGCCATGTATACCACAGTCTTCGAAGTTCGAACAGCCCGTCGGCTTAAGACAATTGACGTGGTGGCCAATGGTGCCCGTGTGAGGACCTATAAGCTGTCTTATCGTCCTGGGGGAAGTCAAAGTACATTGCGATCGCTCTTGGATAGCGTCCAACAATTCGGCAAGGATGCGACACTGGATGCAAGCGGAACCATCACAAACGAGGGAACTGCATCCAAGCTTCCTGCGAGTACGTTTACTTACGCATCGGACGGCTCTTTTTCAATTTTTACCGATGGGAGTGAGTGGCGGAGCGGGTGGTGCAACGGTGGGGGAGCACAATTTGGAACAGGGGACTTTAATGGCGACGCTAATCTTGATATCTGGTGCCATGATCGCGCGTTAGGCAATTCGGTGATCGAGCAGAACTGGACGCCTTCCGATACGCCTCTCTATGGAGGATCTGGCTATACTTGGGCCGGTGATTTCAATGGGGACGGTTTATCGGATATTGCCTCTGCAAATGGCGGGAATATTTATGTGAAGCGGTCGACGGGGTCCGGGTTTATAGAGGAGGGCTGGTGGACCTCCTCCACACCACACTGGGGAAGCACCGCAGCGGTCTGGCCGGGTGATTTCAATGGAGACGGGCTGACCGATATCGCTACATACAATGATGGCAAAATGTGGCTCAAGCGTTCCACCGGCTCCAGCTTTGTTGAGGAGCCCTGGGGAGATGACACAGACAACTGGGGAGGCGATAGCTATCGCTGGGTGGGTGATTTCAACGGGGATGGGCGTCAGGATATCGCCACTGCGGATGGTGGAACGATCTGGGTGAAGCGTTCCATCGGCCTCGCCTTTGTCGAGGAGGAATGGACGACCTCTGCCCCAAACTGGGGAGGAGGCGCATATACTCGGGTGGGTGATTTCAACGGGGATGGGCTTCAGGATATTGCGACTGCCGAAGGCGGAACGATCTGGGTAAAGCGCTCCACCGGCTCCAGCTTCGTTCAGGAGACTTGGACGACCTCTGCCCCCAACTGGGGGGGAAGCAGTTTTACCTGGGTGGGTGATTTCAATGGGGATGGGCTTCAGGATATTGCGACTGCCGAAGGCGGAACGATCTGGGTGAAGCGCTCCACCGGCTCAAGTTTTGTCCAGGAGACCTGGACAACCTCTGCAACCTGGAACGGTTCAAATCGAGCCTGGGCCGCGGATTTTAACCGAGACGGGCTGACCGACATTCTCTCAAACGCTGGGGGTGAAATGCGCATAAAGCGTTCCACCGGCTCCAGCTTTGTCGAGGAGTTTTTTGGAGACGACTATAACTGGGGAGATGATTCATATAATCGGCTAGGGGATTTTAACGGAGATGGCCTGCCCGATATTTTTATCCGGGAGAGTGGCGGGGTCATTTTGGTAAAGCTGACTGTTACTGGCAGTGGGGGTGGCGACGTCAGAGTGGCTCTCTCGAATGGTAATGGCGCATTCACCGACATTACGGTTAATCCTTGGCGAAGCAACTGGTGCAGAGCTGCGGGTGCCATGTTCGGGACAGGAGATTTTAATGCGGATGGGAAAACCGACATCTTCTGCCACGATCGACCTTCAGCGACAAGTATAACCAGGAACACGATGGTGGCCCTTTCGGATGGCGACGGCGCCTTCTATGATGTGACGGTGAATCCTTGGAGGACCAACTGGTGTAGTGCGGGTGCCATGTTCGGGACAGGAGATTTTAATGCGGATGGGATGACTGACATCTTCTGCAAAAGTCCTCAGAACAACACTCCTGGTACAACGTCAATTGCGCTCTCGAATGGTGCAGGAGCCTTTACTGATGGAAGTGAATGGCTTTCAAACTGGTGCGGTGAGGCTAATAGAACATTTGGAACAGGGGACTTCAACGGAGATGGAAGGGCCGATCTCTACTGTACGACTATTCCGAAAGGGGGCACAGGCGTATTTATAGCGCTTGCAAATATTTCGACGAACGGAGTAGGCTCGTTTATACCTCAAAATCAACTCGATATGACTTTGTGCTGGGGACCCGGTGCGAGGTTTGGTACGGGAGACTTCAACGGGGATGGAAAGACTGACATCTTTTGTCATCAGACGGCTGTGTCCCAACCACTGCTTGTGTTTCTAAGTTTTGTCAGACGCACCTATGTTTCTCTTTCCACTGGAAATGGTCAGTTTACAGCAGCGGCCAACTGGAAAACGAATTGGTGTCTTGAAGTCGGTAATACAATTGGGACAGGGGACTTCAACGGGGATGGAAAAACCGATCTCTACTGTCACTCCCCTCAAAACAACACGCCTGGTAAAACCCTGGTTTCACTTTCACGAGGAACGGCTTTTGATAGCGGAAATGACTGGCGCCCAGGTTGGTGCGGTCATGGCGGCGCCGTCTTCGGGGCGGGGGATTTCAATGGAGACGGAAGAACAGACGTTTTCTGCCATGACACCCTCGCGAGCTCTGCAGGGAAAACATGGATCGCCCGGGCGGGATCGACGGGTATTTTAACCGATTTGCTTGTCTCCATTTCAAACGGCATCGGGGGAACCTCTACCATTGGCTATACCCCTTCTTCACGATTTTTGACCAAACAGCTCCCCTTTCCTGTTCATGTCGTTTCCTCTGTCACAACCAATAGCGGGATTATCAGTGCAACCACAAACTACTCCTATACGGAAGGTTATTACTATTTCCTAGAGCGGGACTTCCGCGGATTTCATCGCGTGACCGTTACGGGCCCACTCGGCCCGAACGGTGAGCGAAGTGTCACTGAAACGGCATTCCACCAAGGAAGTGACATCGGATTTGGTCAAAATGAGCCGAACGTTACGGTCGGATACATGAAAGGGAAGCCCTATCAAGTGCTGGTGAAGAATGGAGCGGGACAGCTCTTCTCGGAGGTCCAGACTAACTATCTTTCTGATAATACGGAGCCGTACTTCAATCCCCCGACACAGGTCGACACTATTCTCTGCGACGGCGATGGGGTCTGCGGCAGTCGGACTCGCAGCCTCTTCAATTATGATAGCTATGGGAATCTGACGCGGGAAGAGCATCAAGGGGAGATCGTCGGTGGAAATAACACGAGTGATGACCGGATCGTCACCCGTGACTTCTCTCCAAATACCGGGGAGCCTTGGATCATTGGTTTACCCTATAGAGAGAGGGTGTCGACCTTCGCCGGCTCAGTGAAGTCCTCGACTGATTTCTATTATGATGGTGTCTCCAGCGGGACAGCCGGCTGTCAGCAAGCGTCGGCCAACACCCTACCTCAGAAAGGAAACCTGACTCGCATTGTCCGCTGGCTTGACGGGGGAAGCAGTCCCGAGACACGGATGTCCTATGATTCTTATGGGAACCTTGTCTGTACCCGGAATGCCAATGGGCATACCACCACGATTTCTCATGACGGATCGTTTACTTTTCCGAAAGTCACAACAAACCCCCTCGGCCACCAGACCACGACACAATATTATGGCATTGATGGTGTTGCGACGGACACTGGCCTGTATGGCCAGGTGAAGAGCGTCACCGATAATGCAAACAACGTCACGACCACAACGACTTATGATCCGTTGGGACGCAGAGCCGGTCTGATTCCACCCAGTCCAGATGCACCGACGAGTTGGTCTTATAATAGCTTCGGCACCCTCGGCCAGCAGAACGTCCAGTCGACCACCGCGGGGCTCTCCACCTGGACCTACTTTGACGGTTTCGGCCGAACCACCCTGGAGAAGCGGACCGGACCGGATGGGAAAAATATTGCCACACAAACCATCTACAATAATACCGGAACAGTAAAGCAAATCTCTCTTCCCTACTTCGATGGGACGGGAACACCGATCTGGAAAACCTTTATCTACGATCCAATGGGCCGGATGACTCAAGCGACGAACCCCGACGGGAGCCGCGTTCTTCAATGTTACAACGAGGGAGTGGCGGTCGCGATCGATGCGAGCAATCACCGGAAGCGGGAGGTCCGCGATGCCTTCGGCCGACTCGTTCAGGTGAACGAATATCAAAGCACCTTTACCATCTGCACCACCGATGTCGGCACCCCCTATGCGACGACGACTTATCAATACGATCTATTGGGAAGCCTCGTCAAAGTAACCGACGCCAAGGGCAACCAGACCACGATGCGCTACGACACCTTGGGGCGAAAGATCGCCATGTCCGACCCCGATATGGGCCGCTGCGGGGATTTGGTCACCCTCACCCCTTCTGCCTCTTATCCCTGGTACGCGACCCCCTGCTGGAACTATCGGTACGATGCCATTGGAAACCTGCTTCAGCAGAGCGATGCAAAGGGACAGACCCTTCACTTCCAGTACGATGCGGTCAACCGCTTGCTTCAGAAGGATTACACAACCCTCAAAACGCTTGGCAGCGGGGATGTTGTTTATCGTTACGACAATACAACCGTCGGAACGTATCGAATGGGACGCCTGTGGCAGGTGACTGATTCCTCCGGTATTGCGACCTTCACCTACGACAAACTGGGACGGCAGACACAGACTGATAAAACTATTATCTCAAGCGATCCGGTGTGGACGACTCAAACAGTCGACAGCGGGGGCAATACGGGTCAGCATACCTCAATTGCTGTAGATGCCAGCGGCAATCAACACATTAGCTACTACGATGCGACCAACCAAGACCTCAAATATGCCAAATGGACCGGCAGTAGCTGGAGCATCCAGACTGTGGAGAGTGCGGGCAATGTCGGTCTGATCACCTCCATTGCCCTCGATAGTGCGGGTAATCCTCATATCAGCTATGCCGGTGGCGGACTACTAAAATATGCGAAATGGACGGGAGGCAGTTGGTCGATCCAAACCGTAGATCCTTCAATTATCTCCTCTTCTTATTCCACTTCTTTGGCTCTGGATAGTGCTGGACAACCTCACATTGCATACATGAAGCCTAACGCAGTCGGAAATCCCCGTTTATACTACGCCAAGTGGACCGGATCGAGCTGGTCTATTCAAGAGCCAAATACCACAGTAAGTAGTGTTACAGGCGCGTCATTGGCGTTGGATAGCTCAGCCAATCCCCACATCGCCTATGCTGACTCAGGGGTTATCAAATATACAAAATGGACGGGCAGTGCTTGGACAACGCAGAACGTTGACACTACCGGAAGCACGGCCAACCCCTCGCTCGGGTTGGACGGAGCCGGGATTCCCCATATTGGCTACGGACGCGTGACAGTCCTCAAATATGCTAAATGGAATGGCAGTGCCTGGGCACTTCAGACCGTAGCCAGCGACTGGGGCAACTCTAAAACATCCACTGTTTTAGATGGGTCGGGGAATCCCCATATCGGCTACTATGCCACGAATGGCGATTTAAAATATGCCAAGTGGACAGGTACTGTTTGGGCGATTCAGGCAGCGGATATTTCTGGGGATGTAGGGCAATATCCATCGCTTCGTTTTGATCCGACCGGAAATCCTCAAATCAGCTATTATGACGCGACGAATCAAGATCTCAAGTTCGCAAAATTTGCCCCAGGAACCGCAGTCTATACCACCCAGACTGGGTATGATCCTCTGGGAAGAGTCTCTTCCGTCAGCTATCCGGATGGCAGCTCTGTCCAGTATGCCTATAATGGTCCTCTGCTCGATCGCGCTTTTGAGGGAACCACGAACTATGCCCAGTATACCGGCTACAACGCTCTAGGACAGCCGACGAGGCTGACGTTGGGGAATGGGGTGACGACCGATTACCAGTACAAGCCGAATAATTTCCGAATCCACTCGATCTTCACCACCCATGCGGCGACCAGTCAATGTTTCCAAAGCCTGCTTTATAATTATGACTCCGTGGCAAACGTCACAGACATCATCGATTATCGCAATCCGACCACCGGGGTCTGCGGCAGCGTTTCGGAGACAAACACGCAAAACTTCGGATATGATGGTTTAAACCGTCTGACCGCGGCAACGGGGCCCTATGGTGCCTTCAGCTATGCGTATAATGAAATCGGCAACATGACCTCCAACTCCCAGGTGGGAAGCTATACCTATCCGACAAGTGGTCCCACGAGCGTTCGTCCTCATGCGGTGGCCCAGGCGGGAGCGAACACCTATGGATATGATGCCAACGGCAACATGACCGCCGGGGCGGGCCGGACGATCACCTATGACATTGAGAACCGGCCGATTCAGGTTATCTCAGGTGGGGTGACGACCACCTTCATCTATGATGGAGACGGAGGTCGCGTGAAGAAAACGGCGGGCGGGATCACCACCGTCTACATCGGCAAACTCTATGAGTGCACCGGGAGCACCTGCAGCAAATATATCTTTGCGGGAAGCCAGCGGGTCGCGCTCAAGCCGGTTGGCTCCAGCGAGGTTTACTACTATCAACCGGATCATTTGGGAAGCAGCAATGTCGTCACTAATCAGGCCGGCACCAAATTACAAGAGCTGACCTATTATCCTTATGGTCAGACGCGGACGAATACCGGCTCCATCAATGTGAATCATAAATACACTTCCCAGGAACTGGATAGCTCAACGGGACTTTACTTCTATAATGCGAGGTACTATGATCCAGTATTGGGAAGGTTCATTAGCCCAGATACCATAGTGCCAGGCAGGAGAAATCCACAGAACCTTAATCGTTATTCCTATGTGAGTAACAACCCAATCAACTATACAGATCCTTCAGGACATTGGAAGCTCAGAAATTTTCTTAAATCTGTTGGTAATGTTGCTGCCTGGGTTGCAGCGCCGAATTTGATGGCACAACGTACAATATTTCTTGCGCTTCCTCAGACGTATCAGACAAGAGTCATCCAAATTAGTAGTGTTGCAGGCAGTATTGCCTGTCCAGCATGCGCTCCTGCTATAGCTGCCGCAAGTGCTATGGTTCTCGCAGATATGAATGGCGGTACAACACGAGATATGATCAAGGCTGGTGCGATTGGTGCTGGAGTTGGGTATGTTGCTGGGACTGCTGGGAGCTATGTGAGTACTTCTGGTGGAGCCTCTGGAGCCATCGCTGGTGGGGCCGCCAGCGGGTACATTTCAGGGGCTGGGACAACACTAGCGTATGGGGGAAGTTGGCAGCAAGCTTATCGTGCAGGTTACCAAGGAGCTGCTATCGGCGCAGCAAGCGCAGCAATAATGTATTATGCAGAGTCCGCTTTAACTGTGGCGAATACGCAGCCGACTCCTGATACGATACAGGGAAAGTGCCATCTGGACTACAATTGCGGTCTTCGGTTAGGTTCAAAACCTCCGACCGCCACGTTTTCAGAATATGATGAAGGAACGGGCCTAAGCTTCTTTGAGATTAACCTCAACGGGGCATCTCCAGAAACAGGTGCTGCCTTCTTCTCGGAATCTGGCTATTCATGTGTAGGAATTGTATGTAATCCAGGGATCGGAGCCCAACAAGGAACAGCATTTTCCTTCGTCCGCGGTCCAAACACATTCACGGTAGGGATTTCCACAACTTATGGCAGCGGAGGGAATCTGGAATTGGCAGCTCCGTGGGTTCCAAATCAATCTGGAGGTTGGACCATTGAATTTCCTCTCCCATAG